One Paralysiella testudinis genomic window, TAGGCTCCGCTTTGATGTTGGCCTACCACGAGATTATTACTGCCTTCGTTATAGCCTAATGCACCATTATCTTTATAGTAATCTTCGATAATCAAATCCGGTGCATCAACGCTACCACCTTCAAATGCAATCAATAAATCTTGGCCAGAGCGTTTAACCGCAATATTTTCCGGGCCAAAGTGTGTGGCATCGTTTACCAACTCGTAGCGAACATTGGCTTGAGCTTGGATAACCAACGGCTTGCCTTGGCTGCCAACACCACCGTTACCACCAGCTACTTTGTAGGTTTGGACTGTTTGTTCGGCATTGTTGATTTTTACAGTAATATTTTGAATAGCCATAATGAATACCTTTAAGATAAGAATAATTTTCAGATGAAATTTTATTAGAACAAAGCAGTATCAGCTTTGATTTCAAATATATTTAATAGTAATGGAATAGGTTAATCTGTGATTTATTGATGTTTGCCATGAACAATCACCATAACGCGTCGATTAGGCTGATTGCACATATTGCGCATGGCTTTATTATGAGGATGTTGGTTGGCACAGTTATTTATCACCAAGTTGGTGCTGCCCTTGCCCCGAGCCTGAAGCAAATCGGCAGAAATACCCAATTTTAAAAATTGCTGTTTGACGGCATTGGCGCGAGCTTGTGACAGTTTGTGGTTGTAGCTATCGTTGCCTACCGGGTCAGTGTAGCCTTCAATAACAATCATTTGGATTTTATTTACGTTTTGCCGAATATGACTGGCGATGATATTGATTTTCTGGTGGTCTTTATCAACCATGCCAGCAGCTTGGTGTTGATCAAATGCAAAAAATACCTCATCATTTAAAGTATAAGTTTGCACCGCAACAGTGGTACATTCCGTGTTTTCACCAACCCGGGAAAGCCCGCTTTGTTGCTCTTTGGCATTTTGCAGCAGTGCCTGTGCATTTATTTGGTCAATTTGAACCAAGCTTGGCTGACCTTGGGCATCTTGTGTGATTTCAAAATAACTCACATCACCTTCAGTCAGTCTGAATAGTTTTCCTTGTTGTTTTTCTTTGTAATGGGTATTGACATTGGTAAATGCCGCGCTCAGCCGGCTGTCTTTGGGGCATAGCAACAATTGACGGTAGCCGCCCGGCAGCAGTGACGCCAAATACTGGCCATCCACAAACACGTTCACAGCCTCCCCTGCCAAACCATTTGCCGGGCGTATAAATACCGCTCCTGCTTTATTTTCCGCCACCGGTTGCACTTGAGCAGATGTGCTGGAAAAATTCTGCCACTGCTCTGCCGGTTGGTTT contains:
- a CDS encoding OmpA family protein, with the protein product MFRKINLLVTALVLITSGCAISQNQPAEQWQNFSSTSAQVQPVAENKAGAVFIRPANGLAGEAVNVFVDGQYLASLLPGGYRQLLLCPKDSRLSAAFTNVNTHYKEKQQGKLFRLTEGDVSYFEITQDAQGQPSLVQIDQINAQALLQNAKEQQSGLSRVGENTECTTVAVQTYTLNDEVFFAFDQHQAAGMVDKDHQKINIIASHIRQNVNKIQMIVIEGYTDPVGNDSYNHKLSQARANAVKQQFLKLGISADLLQARGKGSTNLVINNCANQHPHNKAMRNMCNQPNRRVMVIVHGKHQ